From a region of the Betta splendens chromosome 5, fBetSpl5.4, whole genome shotgun sequence genome:
- the myorg gene encoding myogenesis-regulating glycosidase, which translates to MYQVVPGGAGGTNTDVLPKQKRSKDTRPLVGAGLIGLVLVIGAVTAWCYYIASLRKAELLKTQLLDLNKDGYIIRNQGGAIVFRMDFRSGTLDLDSCSKEGEILSCGRTTDRKLKFFIETVRPKDTVQCYRVRWEELVPNILVEHAMTYKFAHWYGGAISAIQHWPISISGQQAPKPFVTSDIYSNREEFGGILESYWLSSNATAIKINSSVPFHLGWNNTEKTMYFQARYNDSPFKPNTGEAPCAELSYRVCVGVDVTSIHKYMVRRYFNKPNKVPAKVIFQHPSWSTWALHKTDINQEKLLTFADNIRKYNFNCSQLEVDDGYTSQYGDFEFDPIKFPDPSAMFQKLKSDGFRVSLWIHPFVNYESVNFHPGVQRGLFVREPTGQLPALVRWWNGIGAIVDFTNSEARDWFSSQLRSLRSRYGVSSFKFDAGETNYLPWKFSTKNLIRDPSFFTRRYTEMAMPYNDRAEMRSGYQSQNISCFFRPIDRDSVWGYELGLKSLIPTVLTISILGYQFIIPDMIGGNAYLNRTDGSRGLPDRELYIRWLELAAFMPSMQFSIPPWEYDNEVVEIARKYTALHESLVAPRVLELASEVLTTGDPIIRPLWWIATGDETAYKIDSQFLIGDDLMVAPVLERGKQERDIYLPAGRWRSYKGERFDIKKPQHLTDYPVDLDEIAYFVWV; encoded by the exons ATGTACCAAGTGGtgcctggaggagctgggggCACAAATACAGACGTTCTCCCCAAGCAGAAACGCAGCAAAGACACTCGGCCCCTAGTTGGTGCCGGACTGATCGGCCTGGTGCTGGTGATCGGGGCCGTGACTGCGTGGTGTTATTATATAGCTTCCCTTCGCAAAGCGGAGCTGCTTAAAACCCAGCTGTTGGACCTGAATAAAGATGGCTACATCATCCGCAACCAGGGAGGGGCAATTGTTTTCAGAATGGATTTCAG GTCTGGGACTCTGGATTTGGATTCCTGCTCTAAGGAAGGGGAGATTCTGAGCTGTGGACGCACCACTGACAGAAAACTCAAGTTCTTTATTGAGACAGTTCGGCCTAAGGACACAGTGCAATGCTACCGCGTGCGCTGGGAGGAACTGGTTCCCAACATTCTCGTTGAACACGCTATGACATACAAGTTTGCACACTGGTATGGAGGGGCAATTTCAGCCATCCAGCACTGGCCCATTTCTATTTCTGGCCAACAGGCTCCCAAACCCTTTGTTACGAGTGACATCTACTCAAACCGCGAGGAGTTCGGTGGGATTTTGGAGAGTTACTGGCTCTCCTCCAACGCCACGGCCATCAAGATCAACAGTTCCGTGCCCTTCCACCTAGGCTGGAACAACACGGAGAAGACCATGTACTTCCAGGCGCGGTACAATGACAGTCCCTTCAAGCCGAACACGGGAGAGGCTCCGTGCGCTGAGCTTAGTtacagggtgtgtgtgggtgtggacgTGACATCCATACACAAGTACATGGTGCGCAGGTACTTCAACAAGCCAAACAAGGTGCCAGCCAAAGTCATATTCCAGCATCCCAGTTGGTCCACCTGGGCGCTACACAAGACCGACATCAATCAGGAGAAGCTCTTGACTTTCGCCGACAACATCCGCAAATACAATTTCAACTGCAGCCAACTGGAGGTGGACGACGGCTACACCTCGCAATATGGGGATTTTGAGTTTGACCCCATTAAGTTCCCCGACCCCTCGGCCATGTTCCAGAAGCTGAAGTCGGACGGTTTCCGCGTGTCCCTGTGGATCCACCCGTTCGTCAACTACGAGTCCGTGAACTTCCACCCCGGGGTGCAGAGGGGTCTGTTCGTCAGGGAGCCGACGGGCCAGCTTCCAGCCCTGGTCCGCTGGTGGAACGGCATCGGCGCAATTGTGGACTTTACAAATTCGGAGGCCCGCGACTGGTTTTCCTCGCAGCTGCGCTCGCTGCGCTCCCGGTACGGCGTGTCCTCTTTTAAGTTCGACGCAGGGGAAACCAACTATTTACCATGGAAATTTAGCACCAAAAATCTCATTCGAGACCCAAGCTTTTTCACCAGACGTTACACTGAAATGGCAATGCCTTACAACGACCGGGCCGAGATGCGTAGCGGCTACCAGTCCCAAAACATTTCATGCTTCTTCAGACCCATCGACAGAGACTCGGTGTGGGGCTACGAGCTAGGTCTCAAATCTCTAATCCCCACAGTGCTTACCATCAGCATCCTCGGCTATCAGTTCATTATTCCGGACATGATCGGGGGAAACGCCTATCTGAACCGCACCGATGGAAGCCGTGGGCTGCCTGATCGAGAGCTATACATCCGCTGGCTGGAGCTGGCAGCCTTCATGCCCTCCATGCAGTTTTCAATCCCACCGTGGGAATACGACAACGAGGTGGTCGAAATCGCTCGAAAATACACGGCCCTTCACGAGAGCCTCGTGGCACCGCGGGTCCTGGAGCTGGCCAGCGAGGTGCTGACCACTGGGGACCCAATCATACGGCCGCTGTGGTGGATTGCCACAGGCGATGAGACGGCCTACAAAATCGACTCTCAGTTTCTGATTGGGGATGACCTCATGGTAGCCCCGGTTTTAGAGCGTGGAAAGCAGGAGCGCGACATCTACCTTCCTGCTGGTCGCTGGAGAAGCTACAAGGGGGAGAGGTTTGATATCAAGAAGCCGCAGCATCTCACGGACTATCCGGTGGACCTGGATGAGATTGCTTACTTTGTGTGGGTGTAg